One window of Lentisphaera araneosa HTCC2155 genomic DNA carries:
- a CDS encoding DUF3465 domain-containing protein — protein MKNFLIILVIATIAYAVNQQKSSSSKPSSNTQLNTSSIEDQRIQKAFRNQQSDIQVKGSGSVIKVLPDDTKGSKHQKFILKLASGQTVLIAHNIDLAPRINSLRKGDIVSFNGEYEWNSQGGVIHWTHHDPQRRHEDGWLKHKDKIYK, from the coding sequence ATGAAAAACTTCCTAATAATCCTAGTTATTGCTACGATTGCTTATGCTGTAAATCAGCAGAAGAGTTCTTCAAGTAAGCCTTCTTCGAATACTCAGCTTAATACTTCGTCTATTGAAGATCAAAGGATTCAGAAGGCCTTTAGAAATCAGCAGAGTGATATTCAAGTTAAGGGCTCCGGCTCCGTGATTAAAGTATTACCCGATGATACCAAAGGCAGTAAACATCAGAAGTTCATTCTCAAGTTAGCCTCTGGTCAGACAGTACTCATTGCTCATAACATTGATTTGGCTCCGAGAATCAATTCTCTTCGCAAGGGTGATATCGTGAGCTTTAATGGTGAATACGAATGGAATTCACAAGGGGGAGTGATTCATTGGACACATCACGATCCTCAACGCCGTCACGAAGATGGCTGGTTAAAGCATAAAGACAAAATATATAAATAA
- a CDS encoding tyrosine-type recombinase/integrase, with the protein MKKMARAKGLGNIFKRGNIYYLRFTVNGKKKVVSLKTPNKAIATKEAEKYLSPQKASNEAEAAEFIAKAKGLISTERISLDDAWDLYFKSKRRRDSGKSTITSYKQHLQKFVRFVEAEYDELIYLDELTPKVAEEFLESLKVSPNTYNKYKNFLKLYFDTVSKDCGVTKNPFEGIISKSLKKESWRELNDDEVDKLTSYPKGEVWVLMNLGIYTGMRLKDAALLKWADVDLKREKIIFTPWKTAKSEKVVHVPILPELRKALQWVKQQKLSNDLVLPEMAASYQKSRTNLSSLVKRIFIDLKIRDGKVGFHSLRHTFVSTCAKAGVPMSVVQAIVGHGSPAMTRHYTHIDIESARKWLEPKNKEVPKIEINELFALVESMNKSNWKELKKEILSKKN; encoded by the coding sequence ATGAAGAAGATGGCCAGAGCTAAGGGGTTAGGGAATATTTTTAAGCGTGGCAATATCTATTACTTACGTTTTACCGTTAATGGAAAAAAGAAAGTCGTATCCTTAAAAACCCCCAATAAGGCAATAGCGACAAAAGAAGCAGAAAAGTACTTATCTCCACAGAAGGCAAGTAATGAAGCAGAGGCGGCAGAGTTCATAGCAAAAGCGAAAGGCCTGATTTCTACTGAACGTATTTCTTTAGACGATGCCTGGGATTTATACTTTAAGTCAAAGCGAAGGCGGGATAGTGGTAAATCAACAATAACGTCTTATAAACAACATCTACAGAAATTTGTGAGGTTTGTCGAAGCGGAGTATGATGAGCTGATCTATTTGGATGAATTAACTCCCAAGGTAGCAGAGGAGTTTTTAGAATCTTTAAAGGTGTCACCCAATACCTACAATAAGTATAAAAATTTCTTGAAGCTCTATTTTGATACAGTCAGTAAAGATTGTGGTGTGACTAAGAATCCTTTTGAGGGAATTATTTCTAAGAGTTTGAAGAAGGAATCGTGGCGAGAACTCAATGATGATGAAGTCGATAAGCTGACAAGTTACCCCAAAGGGGAGGTGTGGGTTTTAATGAATTTGGGTATCTATACGGGGATGAGATTAAAAGATGCCGCTTTACTCAAATGGGCAGATGTAGATTTGAAGCGGGAAAAAATAATTTTCACTCCATGGAAAACAGCCAAATCTGAAAAAGTAGTTCACGTTCCTATTTTACCGGAATTAAGAAAAGCCTTGCAATGGGTAAAACAACAAAAACTAAGTAATGACTTAGTTTTGCCGGAGATGGCAGCATCATATCAGAAGAGTAGAACAAATCTCAGTTCTTTAGTGAAGCGCATTTTTATCGACCTTAAAATAAGGGATGGGAAGGTCGGGTTCCATTCACTCCGTCACACTTTCGTAAGTACCTGTGCGAAAGCTGGTGTGCCGATGTCAGTAGTTCAGGCCATCGTTGGGCATGGTTCACCAGCCATGACGCGCCATTATACACATATTGATATAGAATCTGCCCGCAAGTGGCTAGAGCCTAAAAATAAAGAAGTCCCTAAAATTGAAATAAATGAACTATTTGCTTTGGTAGAATCCATGAATAAGTCTAATTGGAAAGAGCTTAAAAAAGAAATTCTCTCAAAGAAAAATTAG
- a CDS encoding sulfatase-like hydrolase/transferase → MNKFSILLFLSMACFKLLAAENKPNIVLIMADDMGYECISSNGSEDYRTPVLDKLAETGMRFEQCFANPICTPSRIKIMTGLYNKRNFTKFGVLDRSQTTFAHQLKKTGYTTAIAGKWQLGREKDAPQHFGFDQACLWQHFRPKAKEGTTFDSRFSNPQLEINGKAVDYSNGEYGPDVCADFLCDFMETNKDKPFFIYYPMILTHCPFDATPDSLTWDPKSPGSKTYKGPGDNDQKKIHFRDMVQYADKIVGKIITKLESLGLRENTLVIFTGDNGTEAPIRTQWSGREVIGKKGKVLDEGTRVPFIVNWPGKIAPKVQKTELVEFSDIMPTLCEITGAPLPDNYPGDGVSLWSTLSGKETREKKLIYIWYFKGGEWARNVTHGVLLDKNKKIIYQKFPAHFVEEKVKFDSASEKDQAIFTNLKQVIDEMAQQKSLFKAPKPKVKKKKG, encoded by the coding sequence ATGAACAAATTTTCAATCTTACTCTTTTTATCGATGGCTTGTTTCAAGCTTTTGGCGGCGGAAAATAAACCCAATATCGTTTTAATTATGGCCGATGATATGGGCTATGAATGCATTAGTTCTAATGGAAGTGAAGATTATAGAACACCTGTCTTGGATAAGCTGGCAGAGACAGGCATGCGCTTTGAACAGTGCTTTGCCAATCCCATCTGCACTCCGTCTCGCATAAAGATCATGACCGGCCTTTATAACAAACGTAATTTCACGAAGTTTGGTGTGTTAGATCGATCTCAGACGACTTTTGCTCACCAGCTCAAAAAAACGGGTTACACAACGGCAATTGCGGGGAAGTGGCAACTGGGAAGAGAAAAAGATGCGCCCCAACATTTTGGTTTTGATCAAGCCTGTTTATGGCAGCATTTTCGTCCAAAAGCGAAAGAGGGAACGACTTTTGATAGCCGTTTTTCCAACCCTCAATTAGAGATCAATGGCAAAGCAGTGGATTATAGTAATGGTGAGTATGGACCAGATGTTTGCGCAGACTTTCTTTGTGATTTTATGGAGACCAATAAGGATAAGCCCTTCTTTATTTATTACCCGATGATTCTCACCCATTGTCCCTTTGATGCGACGCCAGATTCATTAACTTGGGATCCTAAATCACCGGGTTCAAAGACCTATAAGGGACCAGGTGATAATGATCAGAAGAAAATTCATTTTCGCGACATGGTGCAGTATGCAGATAAAATCGTCGGTAAAATTATTACAAAGTTGGAAAGCCTCGGCCTACGTGAAAATACGCTTGTGATTTTCACTGGTGATAATGGTACTGAAGCACCGATCAGGACTCAATGGAGTGGTCGCGAAGTTATTGGTAAAAAAGGTAAGGTTCTTGACGAGGGAACAAGAGTTCCTTTTATAGTTAACTGGCCCGGCAAAATCGCCCCCAAAGTCCAAAAAACTGAATTGGTGGAGTTCTCTGATATCATGCCCACTCTTTGTGAGATCACTGGTGCACCGCTTCCCGATAATTATCCAGGGGATGGAGTTAGCTTGTGGTCAACTCTTTCTGGTAAAGAAACACGTGAGAAAAAACTGATTTATATTTGGTACTTCAAAGGCGGTGAATGGGCTCGCAACGTGACTCATGGAGTTTTGTTAGACAAGAATAAAAAAATTATTTACCAAAAATTTCCAGCACACTTTGTGGAAGAAAAAGTTAAATTTGACTCTGCCAGTGAAAAAGATCAGGCGATCTTTACTAATTTAAAACAAGTGATCGATGAAATGGCCCAGCAAAAAAGTCTTTTTAAAGCGCCTAAACCCAAAGTAAAAAAGAAAAAGGGTTGA
- a CDS encoding transposase, whose protein sequence is MKIYYPNALKVVGNHLYADMFLDFLDKYPSPQDVINAHQIGITKFFNKRSTNHSKTKERVQILRSSVIVVNDEGELDYYIFEIQQFCHRIRSLNKVIKAYDEKIEQAYRSNEDYEMFQSFPGAGPSIGPRLMAFFGDDRDKFKSVNEVLKISEIAPVTIQSGKMNIVRRRFLCDRFTQLSFVEFANNSIRSSIWAHEFYYHKKALNIPHFTILRALAYKWIRIMYRCWKTRNPYNEKTYLEVLERRRPAWFQKFVN, encoded by the coding sequence TTGAAGATTTATTACCCAAACGCCCTCAAAGTCGTGGGCAATCATTTATATGCAGATATGTTTCTAGACTTTTTAGACAAATATCCAAGCCCGCAGGATGTTATTAATGCTCATCAAATCGGCATTACCAAATTCTTTAACAAACGCAGTACCAATCATAGTAAAACAAAAGAGAGAGTTCAAATATTACGCTCCTCCGTAATTGTTGTTAATGATGAAGGTGAGTTGGATTACTACATATTTGAGATACAACAATTCTGCCACAGAATCAGGAGTTTAAATAAGGTCATTAAAGCTTATGACGAAAAAATTGAGCAAGCATATCGCAGTAATGAAGACTATGAAATGTTTCAATCTTTCCCAGGAGCAGGCCCTAGTATCGGCCCACGTCTTATGGCTTTCTTTGGGGACGATCGAGATAAATTTAAGTCTGTAAATGAGGTTCTTAAAATCAGTGAAATAGCTCCTGTGACAATTCAGAGTGGAAAAATGAATATTGTCCGAAGACGTTTTTTATGTGATAGGTTCACTCAACTTAGTTTTGTGGAGTTCGCAAATAATTCCATAAGATCGTCAATATGGGCACATGAATTTTATTATCATAAGAAAGCTCTTAACATACCTCATTTCACTATACTTAGAGCTTTGGCATACAAATGGATTCGTATCATGTATCGCTGCTGGAAAACGAGAAATCCATATAATGAAAAGACCTATCTGGAAGTATTGGAGCGAAGGCGACCTGCATGGTTTCAGAAATTCGTTAATTAA
- a CDS encoding IS110 family transposase, with protein MYNTRTKNPSEYQVIIAIDWADQKHDLRILKDCEEECKVISSDLLTLKNFFDTLILETVNGSIAIVIESCQSALMNLLISFTEFDIYVVHPTTASRFAKTFHLSGAKSDRADTKSLLELYLKHPDKVQKVDSSFSKGKLKRLNIKRRDLVGDRTRLTRAH; from the coding sequence ATGTATAATACAAGAACTAAAAATCCATCTGAATATCAAGTTATTATTGCGATCGACTGGGCGGATCAAAAGCATGACCTACGAATTCTTAAGGATTGTGAAGAAGAATGTAAAGTTATCAGTAGTGATTTACTTACTCTCAAAAACTTCTTTGATACACTCATACTTGAAACTGTTAATGGTTCCATTGCCATTGTCATCGAGAGCTGCCAATCTGCACTGATGAATTTATTAATATCATTCACGGAGTTTGATATCTATGTGGTTCATCCTACGACTGCTTCAAGGTTTGCTAAAACATTTCATTTGAGTGGTGCTAAAAGTGACCGAGCAGATACTAAATCATTACTTGAACTGTATTTAAAACATCCTGATAAAGTTCAAAAAGTAGACTCATCTTTTTCAAAGGGGAAACTGAAGCGACTTAATATAAAAAGGCGTGATTTAGTAGGTGATAGAACTCGTTTAACTAGGGCTCACTGA
- a CDS encoding IS256 family transposase yields the protein MHHSTQENSSVLLEMIQQVTENGESGMLEAMRVLLNEAMKVERSNSLEADPYERNESRLGYANGYKNKTVNTRLGAMKLNIPQVRGEIDFYPSSLEKGLRSERALMTAMAESYIQGTSTRKVTKLLEKMCGLSVSKSQVSRVVTELDESLEKWRNRPLGKYSYLLVDARYEKVRVDKTVRDCALLIAYGIDESGKRSVLGTSVSLSEAEVHWRNFFLSLNARGLHGLKMITSDSHSGLKAALKTVFGSIPWQRCQFHLQQNAGAYVPKKAMRSEVAQDIRDIFNAPSKLEAERLLKLTCLKYEEKASHLSEWMESALPEGFSVFDLERSCWTKLRTTNMVERQNREILRRTRTVSIFPNEASLLRLASAILMELDETWIATKRVYLSV from the coding sequence ATGCACCACTCTACACAAGAAAACAGTAGCGTCTTATTAGAAATGATCCAACAAGTTACAGAAAACGGCGAAAGCGGAATGCTTGAAGCGATGAGAGTTTTATTAAATGAAGCGATGAAAGTGGAGAGAAGTAATTCTCTTGAAGCTGATCCATATGAACGTAATGAAAGTCGCTTGGGTTATGCTAATGGCTATAAAAATAAAACTGTAAACACTCGACTTGGAGCAATGAAGCTTAATATCCCTCAAGTCAGAGGTGAAATTGATTTTTATCCAAGTTCTTTGGAGAAAGGCTTGCGAAGTGAACGAGCTTTAATGACAGCTATGGCAGAGAGTTATATTCAGGGGACATCGACTAGAAAGGTGACTAAACTTTTAGAGAAAATGTGTGGTCTATCTGTAAGTAAATCACAGGTATCCCGTGTGGTAACTGAGCTAGATGAGAGTTTAGAAAAGTGGCGCAACCGTCCTTTAGGTAAATATTCTTATCTTTTGGTGGATGCGAGATACGAGAAGGTTAGAGTAGATAAGACTGTTCGAGATTGTGCTTTACTTATTGCCTATGGAATAGATGAATCAGGAAAACGTTCAGTCCTCGGAACAAGTGTTTCTTTAAGTGAAGCGGAAGTTCATTGGAGGAACTTTTTTCTGTCATTGAATGCTCGAGGACTCCATGGCCTCAAGATGATTACCAGTGATAGTCATTCGGGCCTAAAAGCAGCGTTAAAGACTGTATTTGGTTCTATCCCATGGCAGAGATGTCAATTTCACTTACAGCAAAATGCTGGTGCTTATGTCCCTAAGAAAGCTATGCGCTCAGAAGTAGCTCAAGATATTAGAGATATCTTTAATGCACCTTCAAAGCTTGAGGCTGAAAGGCTTTTAAAGCTTACTTGCTTAAAGTATGAAGAAAAGGCTTCACATTTATCTGAATGGATGGAATCTGCACTTCCTGAAGGCTTTTCTGTATTCGATCTCGAGCGTTCTTGTTGGACAAAACTGAGAACGACCAATATGGTTGAAAGACAGAATCGAGAAATTCTCAGGCGAACTAGAACCGTATCTATATTCCCAAATGAAGCTTCACTTCTTAGATTAGCATCCGCTATTCTTATGGAATTAGATGAAACCTGGATAGCTACAAAAAGAGTTTATCTATCTGTTTAA
- a CDS encoding sugar phosphate isomerase/epimerase family protein, producing the protein MKTSIGTWAYTIGPYADKPVDFDTVCQKLSKLGYDALELGSFPPHPNPDDLPTKESRQAVVEKIKSYGLEISGIAANLWGENLVDTDDNSKYVAEFKRNCEFSVDMGIKTIRVDTVQPPIIFDTVDYATAKKRVVDTWNECCDIAAEYDLAVTWEAEPGFAFNKPSEIVEILDAIQKPNFGFLYDTCHAQIMSVMGTRQNGEKEVFECQTEFLKMVGPRINHVHLIDSDNKCHQDANGEDETSAHPPFGLGILDFDKIVPAILEYHPADGWWTNDLCFWDDAWGATETCIEFMNKLNEKYAAKA; encoded by the coding sequence ATGAAAACCTCAATTGGAACTTGGGCCTACACAATCGGTCCTTACGCAGACAAGCCTGTCGATTTTGACACCGTATGCCAAAAATTATCAAAGCTCGGTTACGATGCTTTAGAATTGGGTTCATTCCCGCCACACCCCAATCCTGATGATCTCCCTACAAAGGAATCACGTCAGGCAGTGGTCGAAAAAATTAAATCTTATGGTCTCGAGATTAGCGGTATTGCCGCAAACCTCTGGGGTGAAAACCTCGTGGATACAGACGATAACTCAAAGTACGTCGCTGAGTTCAAACGCAACTGCGAATTCTCAGTTGATATGGGTATCAAAACGATTCGTGTAGATACAGTTCAACCACCGATAATTTTTGACACGGTTGATTATGCAACAGCTAAAAAACGCGTTGTGGATACTTGGAATGAGTGCTGCGACATTGCAGCTGAATACGACCTTGCGGTGACTTGGGAAGCTGAGCCAGGTTTCGCTTTCAATAAGCCTTCAGAAATCGTTGAAATCCTCGATGCAATTCAAAAGCCAAACTTCGGTTTCCTCTATGATACTTGCCACGCTCAAATTATGAGTGTTATGGGTACACGTCAGAATGGTGAAAAAGAAGTTTTCGAATGTCAAACTGAGTTCCTCAAAATGGTTGGCCCACGCATCAATCACGTTCACTTGATTGATTCAGATAACAAATGTCACCAAGATGCTAATGGCGAAGACGAAACATCTGCTCACCCACCTTTTGGTCTCGGTATTCTCGATTTCGATAAGATCGTTCCGGCGATCCTCGAATATCACCCAGCAGATGGCTGGTGGACAAATGACCTTTGCTTCTGGGATGACGCCTGGGGCGCTACGGAAACTTGCATTGAGTTCATGAATAAACTCAACGAAAAGTACGCAGCGAAAGCTTAA
- a CDS encoding putative quinol monooxygenase, with translation MITKWIEFQVAEESIEFFAKVMAGLESESKVEQGCVLYAVYQSKDDSSLFTVLESWASAEDLEAHRQAPHLKAFKSSCGDMILNKRALELDSITKEK, from the coding sequence ATGATTACTAAGTGGATAGAATTTCAGGTAGCTGAAGAAAGCATTGAGTTTTTTGCTAAAGTCATGGCTGGCCTGGAAAGTGAATCAAAAGTGGAGCAGGGCTGCGTTTTATACGCCGTTTATCAATCCAAGGATGATAGCTCATTATTCACAGTTCTAGAGAGCTGGGCAAGCGCAGAAGATTTAGAAGCGCACCGCCAAGCTCCCCACCTAAAAGCTTTTAAAAGCAGCTGTGGTGATATGATTTTAAATAAACGAGCTTTAGAGCTCGATTCAATAACAAAGGAGAAGTGA
- a CDS encoding dihydroxyacetone kinase subunit DhaK, whose protein sequence is MRKLINNPDNLAVELIDGFCLTNKSKVKRIAPHVCARVDAPIKGKVGIVIGGGAGHEPLFLEFIGKGMADASVHGQVFTAPTPDKVLDAIKAADSGEGVIMIYNNYAGDVMNFDMGQDFARLEGHKVETVLINDEISAFPVDQAEERRGTTADHLVIHVAGAAAEAGMGFDDLKALIERAVFNCRSLGVSTSECTLPETGLKTFELPEGRMEFGMGIHGEAGIEQVDLMTADATAERLCDAIIADLPFQSGDDIIALVNGYGATTRMEMFIVMRHMHKYLESKGMSIHETELGEFCTAQEMAGVSVTLMRLDDELKEYYDMPADSPGYVKA, encoded by the coding sequence ATGCGTAAACTTATTAATAATCCCGATAATTTAGCCGTTGAACTCATCGATGGCTTTTGCTTGACGAATAAATCAAAAGTGAAGCGTATTGCGCCCCACGTTTGTGCACGAGTCGATGCCCCCATCAAAGGAAAAGTCGGCATTGTCATTGGCGGCGGAGCAGGGCATGAGCCACTCTTCCTCGAGTTCATTGGCAAGGGCATGGCCGACGCTTCGGTCCACGGTCAAGTCTTTACCGCACCAACGCCCGACAAAGTTCTTGATGCAATCAAAGCCGCCGATTCAGGTGAGGGCGTTATTATGATTTATAATAACTATGCTGGTGATGTGATGAACTTCGATATGGGACAAGATTTTGCCCGTCTCGAAGGCCATAAAGTCGAAACTGTACTCATTAATGACGAGATCTCAGCCTTCCCAGTGGATCAAGCCGAAGAACGTCGCGGTACAACTGCGGATCATTTGGTGATTCACGTTGCAGGTGCAGCAGCAGAAGCCGGTATGGGTTTTGATGATCTCAAGGCACTTATTGAGCGCGCTGTTTTTAACTGTCGTTCACTCGGTGTTTCGACTTCCGAATGCACCCTCCCAGAAACGGGACTCAAGACTTTTGAACTTCCTGAAGGTCGCATGGAATTCGGTATGGGTATTCATGGTGAAGCCGGTATTGAGCAAGTGGATCTAATGACTGCCGATGCCACTGCCGAACGTCTTTGTGATGCAATTATTGCCGATCTTCCTTTTCAGTCAGGGGATGATATCATTGCTTTAGTCAATGGTTATGGAGCGACAACAAGAATGGAAATGTTCATTGTTATGCGTCACATGCACAAATATCTTGAATCGAAGGGTATGAGCATTCACGAAACCGAGCTCGGCGAATTCTGTACTGCACAGGAAATGGCGGGTGTTTCAGTGACTCTCATGCGTTTAGATGACGAGCTCAAAGAATACTACGACATGCCGGCCGATAGCCCCGGTTATGTAAAGGCTTAA
- the dhaL gene encoding dihydroxyacetone kinase subunit DhaL, with amino-acid sequence METFKLEDIYAILGNVTEVICDNAMFLCELDSVVGDGDHGTTIRRGVKAAQIKIDTEKPQQVDKLFAAYAMGMVSTMGGASGPIFSSMFLGMGMTTQGSEEVTLSHLVESFESGLARVMKIGKSAEGDKTLIDALAPGIRALKASSQAGESLGVALNKMHQAALEGIEVTKTLVANKGRSRYAGERGLGHQDAGATSVTLIIKCFAEQATKEA; translated from the coding sequence ATGGAAACATTTAAATTAGAAGATATCTACGCCATTCTCGGCAATGTGACGGAAGTCATTTGCGATAACGCCATGTTCCTCTGCGAACTGGATTCCGTCGTTGGCGATGGTGATCACGGCACAACTATTCGTCGCGGCGTCAAAGCGGCACAGATAAAAATTGATACCGAAAAACCCCAGCAAGTCGACAAACTCTTTGCGGCTTACGCAATGGGCATGGTTTCCACTATGGGTGGAGCGTCCGGTCCTATCTTTTCCAGCATGTTTCTCGGCATGGGAATGACGACTCAGGGCTCAGAAGAAGTTACCCTATCTCACTTAGTGGAGTCGTTTGAAAGTGGTTTAGCGCGTGTGATGAAGATAGGTAAATCAGCCGAAGGTGATAAAACACTTATCGATGCACTCGCGCCAGGGATTCGTGCCTTAAAAGCCAGTTCTCAAGCGGGCGAATCACTCGGTGTCGCACTCAATAAAATGCACCAAGCGGCACTTGAGGGCATCGAAGTAACCAAAACACTCGTGGCCAATAAAGGCCGTTCACGCTATGCAGGCGAAAGAGGTCTTGGCCACCAAGATGCTGGAGCCACTTCCGTGACACTGATCATCAAGTGCTTTGCCGAACAAGCAACTAAGGAGGCTTAA
- the lsrF gene encoding 3-hydroxy-5-phosphonooxypentane-2,4-dione thiolase, with protein MADLDDIRDGSSFGLNTPAKTDGFHLKGLNNGDWGLKNRLSRVFNRKSGRTVMLAFDHGFLMGPTSGLERIDLNIAPLAEHADCLMGTRGMIRSSIPADCETPVCLRTDTGTTILTEMNHNVLIAEEEAIRMNVSAMAAMLAIGDKATEAITIANFSRLVDIGNKYGIPVMGVTAVGKDMARDARYFGMASRVCAENGASIVKTYYTEGFEKVVAACPVPVVIAGGKKLPELEALDLCYKAIQCGAAGVDMGRNVFQSEAPLAMMQAVKAVVHDDSTPAEAFELYQDLAK; from the coding sequence ATGGCAGATCTAGACGACATCAGAGACGGAAGCAGCTTCGGACTCAATACACCAGCAAAAACAGATGGTTTTCATCTCAAAGGTTTAAATAACGGCGACTGGGGACTTAAAAATCGTCTCTCACGTGTTTTTAATAGAAAATCAGGCCGCACAGTGATGCTTGCTTTTGACCACGGTTTCCTCATGGGACCAACTTCTGGTCTCGAGCGTATTGACCTCAATATTGCCCCACTTGCAGAACATGCAGATTGCCTCATGGGTACTCGCGGTATGATCCGTAGTTCCATTCCTGCAGACTGCGAAACACCAGTGTGTTTGCGTACTGATACGGGTACGACGATTTTAACAGAAATGAACCACAATGTCTTGATTGCTGAAGAAGAAGCCATTCGCATGAATGTCTCGGCAATGGCTGCGATGCTCGCAATTGGCGACAAAGCTACTGAGGCAATTACTATCGCCAACTTCAGTCGCCTCGTTGATATCGGTAACAAATACGGCATCCCAGTTATGGGTGTGACTGCAGTTGGTAAAGACATGGCTCGCGATGCGCGTTACTTCGGTATGGCTTCACGTGTTTGCGCAGAAAATGGTGCGAGCATTGTAAAGACTTATTACACAGAAGGTTTCGAAAAAGTTGTAGCAGCTTGTCCAGTACCAGTCGTTATTGCTGGCGGTAAGAAGCTTCCTGAACTCGAAGCACTCGACTTGTGCTACAAAGCTATTCAGTGTGGTGCAGCCGGTGTTGATATGGGACGTAATGTTTTCCAATCAGAAGCTCCACTCGCCATGATGCAAGCAGTAAAAGCCGTTGTTCATGACGACAGTACACCTGCCGAAGCATTCGAACTTTATCAGGACCTCGCAAAATAA